A genomic window from Ideonella sp. WA131b includes:
- a CDS encoding CinA family protein, protein MELLSFAPAIERLAGLLAARGERLATAESCTGGLIAAACTARAGSSDWFERGFVTYSNEAKTELLGVDAALLAAHGAVSEEVARAMVAGALARSRATLAVAVTGIAGPGGAVPGKPVGTVWLAWGRAGSLRAERRLFGGDRDAVRGTTVAMALQRLAEAAEQP, encoded by the coding sequence TTGGAGCTTCTGAGCTTTGCCCCGGCCATCGAGCGGCTGGCCGGCTTGCTGGCCGCGCGCGGCGAGCGGCTCGCGACCGCCGAGAGCTGCACCGGCGGGCTCATTGCCGCGGCCTGCACGGCGCGCGCCGGGTCGAGCGACTGGTTTGAGCGCGGCTTCGTCACCTACAGCAACGAGGCCAAGACCGAACTGCTGGGCGTGGACGCGGCGCTGCTCGCCGCGCACGGCGCCGTCAGCGAGGAAGTCGCCCGTGCCATGGTGGCCGGCGCGCTGGCGCGCTCGCGCGCCACGCTGGCGGTGGCCGTCACGGGCATCGCCGGCCCCGGCGGCGCGGTGCCCGGCAAGCCGGTGGGCACGGTGTGGCTGGCCTGGGGCCGCGCTGGCTCGCTGCGGGCCGAGCGGCGGCTGTTCGGCGGCGACCGCGACGCCGTGCGCGGCACCACGGTGGCGATGGCGCTGCAACGGCTGGCCGAGGCCGCGGAGCAGCCATGA
- a CDS encoding PAS domain S-box protein, whose protein sequence is MTAPPPPSPIPSPAMPLPRLSQRGLARRVLLWTALMALLGVAQSLLVVLSLSYESSRAQDDAERVATLAAAAMKREVLRQAHELQSLSFPQPDAQRDAGLAALLRARQGLERVEWRNDDFGLVRAQDTPYAPALFAQMPRAALSTEAELACSAARIAGAPSFSRSYFVPLPDGQGTEVVDLCLPLAPAAGGGVLVGSFSLGRVLEQVSAERAFAGHEITLTETDGTRLARAGVARGAGVFVARQVLDLPGFAMQVRADDTRGRPSLVPNLSTALVLGLSLALFAVVALLARDGRRRAGAERALAEALALRRAMEDSLPTGLRARDLQGRVTYANPAFCAMVGLSQQQLLGPATRAADAAGTPEVQPYWPPEYVPEYRRRQRLRLEGHGRAPNDAREGLETVFMRSDGERFPVMVYEAPLVDGAGQQTGWMSAVVDLSAQRRVEELSRQQQERLQASARLATVGEMASLLSHELNQPLAAIASYASGSLNLLDDGPEQADPSLRPMLRQALARIAEQADRAGRVIKSVHAFVRRREQQHESLGAEDLFEAVLPLVRLQARKSGTRIEARLPAGVARLPSVRCDRTMVEQVLLNLSRNGIQAMEAGTEPANRLLVLAAALADDGRRVVFTVADQGPGIPPAVAARLFTPFFTTRAEGMGLGLSLCRTVAEQHGGALEFGPGPEGRGTVFRFSLPAARGGGADPGAAPRPTAAESGDTADPEPLTPTRP, encoded by the coding sequence ATGACCGCCCCGCCGCCCCCTTCTCCAATCCCGTCGCCAGCGATGCCCTTGCCCCGGCTGTCGCAGCGCGGCCTTGCGCGGCGCGTGCTGCTGTGGACCGCCCTGATGGCCCTGCTCGGCGTGGCGCAATCGCTGCTGGTGGTGCTGTCGCTCAGCTACGAGAGCAGCCGCGCTCAAGACGATGCCGAGCGCGTGGCCACGCTGGCCGCGGCCGCGATGAAGCGCGAGGTGCTGCGCCAGGCGCACGAGCTGCAGTCGCTGAGCTTTCCGCAGCCCGATGCGCAGCGTGACGCCGGCTTGGCGGCGCTGCTGCGCGCGCGCCAGGGCCTGGAGCGCGTGGAGTGGCGCAACGACGACTTCGGCCTCGTGCGCGCGCAGGACACGCCCTACGCGCCGGCCCTGTTCGCGCAGATGCCGCGCGCCGCCCTCAGCACCGAGGCCGAGCTGGCCTGCAGCGCCGCACGCATTGCCGGGGCGCCGAGCTTCTCGCGCTCCTACTTCGTGCCGCTGCCCGACGGCCAGGGCACCGAGGTCGTCGACCTGTGCCTGCCGCTCGCGCCCGCAGCCGGCGGCGGCGTGCTCGTGGGCAGCTTCTCGCTCGGCCGCGTGCTGGAGCAGGTCAGTGCCGAGCGCGCGTTTGCCGGCCACGAGATCACGTTGACCGAAACCGACGGCACACGGCTGGCGCGCGCAGGCGTGGCGCGCGGTGCCGGCGTCTTCGTCGCGCGCCAGGTGCTCGACCTGCCGGGTTTTGCGATGCAGGTGCGCGCCGACGACACACGCGGCCGGCCCAGCCTGGTGCCCAACCTGAGCACGGCGCTGGTGCTGGGCCTGTCGCTGGCCCTGTTTGCGGTGGTGGCGCTGCTGGCGCGCGACGGCCGCCGCCGTGCCGGGGCCGAGCGTGCGCTGGCCGAGGCGCTGGCGCTGCGCCGTGCCATGGAGGACTCGCTGCCCACCGGCTTGCGCGCGCGCGATCTGCAGGGCCGCGTCACCTATGCCAACCCGGCCTTCTGCGCGATGGTGGGCCTGAGCCAGCAGCAGCTGCTGGGGCCGGCCACCCGCGCGGCGGACGCCGCCGGAACGCCCGAGGTCCAGCCCTACTGGCCGCCGGAGTACGTGCCCGAGTACCGCCGCCGCCAGCGCCTGCGGCTGGAAGGCCACGGCCGCGCGCCCAACGATGCGCGCGAGGGCCTCGAGACAGTGTTCATGCGCAGCGACGGCGAGCGCTTCCCGGTCATGGTCTACGAGGCGCCGCTGGTCGACGGCGCCGGCCAGCAGACTGGCTGGATGAGCGCCGTCGTCGACCTGAGCGCGCAGCGCCGCGTCGAGGAGCTGTCGCGCCAGCAACAGGAGCGGCTGCAGGCCAGCGCGCGGCTGGCCACCGTGGGCGAGATGGCCTCGCTGCTGAGCCACGAGCTCAACCAGCCGCTGGCGGCCATCGCCAGCTATGCCAGCGGCTCGCTGAACCTGCTCGACGACGGTCCGGAGCAGGCCGATCCGTCGCTGCGCCCGATGCTGCGCCAGGCGCTGGCGCGCATCGCCGAACAGGCCGACCGTGCCGGCCGCGTGATCAAGAGCGTGCACGCCTTTGTGCGGCGGCGCGAGCAGCAGCACGAGAGCCTCGGCGCCGAAGACCTGTTCGAGGCCGTGCTGCCGCTGGTGCGACTGCAGGCGCGCAAGAGCGGCACGCGCATCGAGGCGCGGCTGCCGGCCGGCGTGGCACGGTTGCCCTCGGTGCGCTGCGACCGCACGATGGTCGAGCAGGTGCTGCTCAACCTCAGCCGCAACGGCATCCAGGCCATGGAAGCCGGCACCGAGCCCGCCAACCGGCTGCTGGTGCTGGCGGCTGCGCTGGCCGATGACGGCCGGCGCGTCGTCTTCACGGTGGCCGATCAGGGCCCGGGCATCCCGCCGGCGGTGGCGGCGCGCCTGTTCACGCCCTTCTTCACCACCCGCGCCGAGGGCATGGGCCTCGGCCTGAGCCTGTGCCGCACGGTTGCCGAGCAGCATGGCGGTGCGCTCGAGTTCGGCCCCGGCCCCGAGGGCCGCGGCACGGTGTTCCGCTTCTCGCTGCCGGCGGCCCGCGGCGGCGGGGCCGACCCGGGGGCCGCCCCGAGGCCGACCGCGGCGGAAAGCGGCGACACTGCGGACCCCGAACCCCTCACCCCCACGCGCCCGTGA
- the leuS gene encoding leucine--tRNA ligase: protein MNDKYVPAEVEAAAQAHWAATGAHHVTEDAGRPKFYACSMLPYPSGKLHMGHVRNYTINDMMARWLRMKGYNVLMPMGWDAFGLPAENAAIDNGVAPAAWTRANIADMKSQMQPLGLAFDWSRELATCDAGYYKWNQWFFLKMLEKGIAYKKTQVVNWDPVDQTVLANEQVVDGRGWRSGAPVEKREIPGYYLAITRYADELLAGVTDPTHRDYLEGWPERVRLMQEHWIGKSEGVRFAFMHDIRGADGEPIQGGRMHVFTTRADTIMGVTFCAVAPEHPLAAHAAAGNPALAAFIDKCKQSGTTEAELALREKEGMDTGLVVRHPLTQQDVPLWVGNYVLMGYGDGAVMGVPAHDERDLAFAQKYGLRIQQVVHVDGEVYDHQRWQDWYADKQRGVTVNSGVYSGLSHKAAVDAIAAALAERGLGDKKITWRLRDWGISRQRYWGTPIPIIHCPQCGAVPVPETDLPVLLPEDLVPDGSGNPLNKCEAFLRVKCPSCGAEARRETDTMDTFVDSAWYTMRYCCPGSDEAMVDARNEYWMPMDQYIGGIEHAVLHLLYARFWTKAMRDLGLVSYGEPFKRLFTQGMLLNESYCREDGSGKKRWFYPSEVDVRFDERGAPVSATAKADGLPVQLGGIEKMSKSKNNVVEPRDIIAKFGADTARVFTMFAGPPDQSAAWSDSGAEGCWRFLRRLWAFGAKHAAAIKAAPATAGGNAPLRREMHLLLRQVTGDYERLQYNTVISGAMKMLNALEDAAAAAEPATKAADVREGYGILLRALYPAAPHATHGLWAALGFDAALGLLHDTPWPAVDEAALVQDEIELVLQINGRLRGALRVPARADRAAIEAAALASAEFAKFSEGQAPKKVVVVPGRLVNVVV, encoded by the coding sequence ATGAACGACAAGTACGTCCCCGCCGAAGTCGAAGCCGCCGCGCAGGCGCACTGGGCCGCGACCGGCGCGCACCACGTCACCGAAGACGCGGGCCGCCCCAAGTTCTACGCCTGCAGCATGCTGCCCTACCCCAGCGGCAAGCTGCACATGGGCCACGTGCGCAACTACACCATCAACGACATGATGGCGCGCTGGCTGCGCATGAAGGGCTACAACGTGCTGATGCCGATGGGCTGGGACGCCTTCGGCCTGCCGGCCGAGAACGCCGCCATCGACAACGGCGTGGCCCCTGCGGCCTGGACGCGCGCCAACATCGCCGACATGAAGAGCCAGATGCAGCCGCTGGGCCTGGCTTTCGATTGGAGCCGCGAGCTCGCCACCTGCGACGCCGGCTACTACAAGTGGAACCAGTGGTTCTTCCTGAAGATGCTCGAGAAGGGCATCGCCTACAAGAAGACGCAGGTCGTCAACTGGGACCCGGTCGACCAGACCGTGCTGGCCAACGAGCAGGTGGTCGACGGCCGCGGCTGGCGCAGCGGCGCACCGGTGGAAAAGCGCGAGATCCCCGGCTACTACCTGGCCATCACGAGATACGCCGACGAGCTGCTGGCCGGCGTGACCGACCCCACGCACCGCGACTACCTGGAAGGTTGGCCCGAGCGCGTGCGGCTGATGCAGGAGCACTGGATCGGCAAGAGCGAGGGCGTGCGCTTCGCCTTCATGCACGACATCCGGGGCGCCGATGGCGAGCCCATCCAGGGCGGCCGGATGCACGTCTTCACGACGCGCGCCGACACCATCATGGGTGTCACCTTCTGCGCCGTGGCGCCCGAGCACCCGCTGGCCGCGCACGCCGCCGCCGGCAACCCGGCGCTGGCGGCCTTCATCGACAAGTGCAAGCAGAGCGGCACCACCGAGGCCGAGCTGGCACTGCGCGAGAAGGAAGGCATGGACACCGGCCTCGTCGTGCGCCACCCGCTCACCCAGCAGGACGTGCCGCTGTGGGTGGGCAACTACGTGTTGATGGGCTACGGCGACGGCGCCGTGATGGGCGTTCCTGCGCACGACGAGCGCGACTTGGCCTTCGCGCAGAAGTACGGCCTGAGGATCCAACAGGTGGTGCATGTCGACGGCGAGGTCTACGACCACCAGCGCTGGCAGGATTGGTATGCCGACAAGCAGCGCGGCGTGACCGTCAACTCCGGTGTCTACAGCGGCCTGTCGCACAAGGCTGCGGTCGACGCCATCGCCGCCGCCCTGGCCGAGCGCGGCCTCGGCGACAAGAAGATCACCTGGCGCCTGCGCGACTGGGGCATCAGCCGCCAGCGCTACTGGGGCACGCCCATCCCCATCATCCACTGCCCGCAGTGTGGTGCCGTGCCGGTGCCCGAGACCGACCTGCCGGTGCTGCTGCCCGAGGACCTCGTGCCCGACGGCAGCGGCAACCCGCTGAACAAGTGCGAGGCCTTCCTGCGCGTGAAGTGCCCGAGCTGCGGCGCGGAGGCCCGCCGCGAGACGGACACCATGGACACCTTCGTCGACAGCGCCTGGTACACCATGCGCTACTGCTGCCCCGGCAGCGACGAGGCGATGGTGGATGCGCGCAACGAGTACTGGATGCCCATGGACCAGTACATCGGCGGCATCGAGCACGCCGTGCTGCACCTGCTGTACGCGCGCTTCTGGACCAAGGCCATGCGCGACCTCGGTCTGGTGTCGTACGGCGAGCCCTTCAAGCGCCTGTTCACCCAGGGCATGCTGCTCAACGAAAGCTACTGCCGAGAAGACGGCTCGGGCAAGAAGCGCTGGTTCTACCCGAGCGAGGTCGACGTGCGCTTCGACGAGCGCGGCGCGCCGGTCTCGGCCACCGCCAAGGCCGACGGCCTGCCGGTGCAGCTGGGTGGCATCGAGAAGATGTCCAAGAGCAAGAACAACGTGGTGGAGCCGCGCGACATCATCGCGAAGTTCGGCGCCGACACGGCGCGCGTGTTCACCATGTTCGCCGGCCCGCCCGACCAGAGCGCGGCCTGGAGCGACAGCGGCGCCGAGGGCTGCTGGCGCTTCCTGCGCCGGCTGTGGGCCTTTGGCGCCAAGCACGCGGCAGCGATCAAGGCCGCGCCGGCCACGGCCGGCGGCAATGCGCCGCTGCGCCGCGAGATGCACCTGCTGCTGCGCCAGGTGACGGGCGACTACGAGCGGCTGCAGTACAACACCGTGATCAGCGGCGCGATGAAGATGCTCAACGCGCTGGAAGACGCCGCAGCAGCGGCCGAGCCGGCCACCAAGGCGGCAGACGTGCGCGAGGGCTACGGCATCCTGCTGCGCGCGCTGTACCCGGCCGCGCCGCACGCCACCCACGGCCTGTGGGCGGCGCTGGGCTTTGATGCCGCGCTGGGCCTGCTGCACGACACGCCCTGGCCCGCCGTCGACGAGGCGGCGCTGGTGCAGGACGAGATCGAGCTCGTGCTGCAGATCAACGGCAGGCTGCGCGGCGCACTGCGCGTGCCGGCCCGCGCCGACCGGGCCGCCATCGAAGCCGCAGCGCTGGCCAGTGCCGAGTTCGCGAAATTCAGCGAGGGCCAGGCGCCGAAGAAGGTCGTCGTTGTGCCGGGCCGGTTGGTGAATGTTGTCGTCTAG
- a CDS encoding D-cysteine desulfhydrase, whose product MDLTRFPRRRYTEGATPIEPLPRFSAALAATCPGGCGPEVWIKRDDLLGLAPGGNKTRKLEFLVADALAQGCDTLVTCGAPQSNHCRITLAAAVKEGLQCRFVIEERVPGSFDAEGGGNHFLFRLLGVEAITVVPAGTDMAAAMQRVADEVAALGRKAYVIAGGGSNALGGLGYVACAQELQQQLFERQLAIDHLVVGSGSSGTHGGLVAGFMGQHLGIPITGIGVSRDPGQQQPLVLKEAQAVCDLLGLPLNVRPEDVRCVGGYWQPKYSLPNARMVEAVQLLARTEAILLDPVYTGKVMAGLIGLAREGVFKPGERVLFLHTGGMSSLFPYQRVVLGQDAVAP is encoded by the coding sequence ATGGACCTCACCCGCTTCCCCCGCCGCCGCTACACCGAGGGCGCCACACCGATCGAACCCCTGCCGCGCTTCAGCGCCGCGCTCGCCGCCACCTGCCCTGGCGGCTGTGGCCCCGAGGTCTGGATCAAGCGCGACGACCTGCTGGGCCTGGCGCCCGGCGGCAACAAGACGCGCAAGCTCGAGTTCCTCGTGGCCGACGCGCTGGCCCAGGGCTGCGACACGCTCGTGACCTGCGGCGCGCCGCAGAGCAACCACTGCCGCATCACGCTGGCCGCGGCCGTGAAGGAGGGGCTGCAGTGCCGCTTCGTCATCGAGGAGCGCGTGCCCGGCAGCTTCGACGCCGAAGGCGGCGGCAACCACTTCCTGTTCCGGCTGCTGGGCGTGGAGGCGATCACCGTCGTGCCCGCCGGCACCGACATGGCCGCGGCCATGCAGCGCGTGGCCGACGAGGTGGCCGCGCTTGGCCGCAAGGCCTACGTCATCGCCGGTGGTGGCAGCAACGCGCTGGGCGGCCTGGGCTACGTGGCCTGCGCGCAGGAGCTGCAGCAGCAGCTGTTCGAGCGCCAACTCGCCATCGACCACCTGGTGGTGGGCAGCGGCAGCTCGGGCACGCACGGCGGGCTGGTGGCCGGCTTCATGGGCCAGCATCTGGGCATCCCGATCACCGGCATTGGCGTGAGCCGTGACCCAGGCCAGCAGCAGCCGCTGGTGCTGAAGGAGGCGCAGGCGGTGTGCGATCTGCTCGGCCTGCCGCTCAACGTGCGGCCCGAGGACGTGCGCTGCGTCGGCGGCTACTGGCAGCCCAAGTACTCGCTGCCCAATGCGCGCATGGTCGAGGCGGTGCAGCTGCTGGCGCGCACCGAGGCCATCCTGCTCGACCCCGTCTACACCGGCAAGGTGATGGCCGGGCTCATTGGCCTGGCGCGCGAGGGCGTCTTCAAGCCCGGCGAGCGTGTGCTGTTCCTGCACACGGGCGGCATGAGCTCGCTGTTCCCGTACCAGCGCGTGGTGCTGGGGCAGGACGCGGTCGCGCCCTGA
- a CDS encoding response regulator transcription factor: protein MSSSPAAGIPVVYLVDDEDVVRDALAWLLRSRRLLSEAYASADAFAEWLTAQRASGRAAWPTAPACLVLDMRMPGLSGLALFEKLADEGLLPLLPVIFLTGHGDVPTAVAAVKRGAFDFVEKPFSNNGLVDRIEQALAASRTALAARDSQGGLRSRLAELTERERAVMQQVVEGQPNKLIADALDISVRTVEVHRARVFDKMQVKSAVELAKVLATLGKG from the coding sequence GTGAGCTCGAGCCCCGCTGCCGGCATCCCGGTGGTGTACCTGGTCGACGACGAAGACGTCGTGCGCGACGCGTTGGCCTGGCTGTTGCGCTCGCGACGGCTGCTCAGCGAGGCTTACGCCAGCGCTGACGCCTTCGCCGAGTGGCTGACGGCGCAGCGCGCCAGCGGCCGCGCCGCCTGGCCCACGGCGCCGGCCTGCCTGGTGCTCGACATGCGCATGCCCGGCCTGAGCGGCCTGGCGCTGTTCGAGAAGCTGGCCGACGAGGGCCTGCTGCCCCTGCTGCCGGTGATCTTCCTCACCGGCCATGGCGATGTGCCGACGGCCGTGGCGGCGGTCAAGCGCGGCGCCTTCGACTTCGTCGAGAAGCCCTTCTCCAACAACGGGCTGGTCGACCGCATCGAGCAGGCCCTGGCGGCCAGCCGCACCGCGCTGGCCGCGCGCGACAGCCAGGGCGGGCTGCGATCGCGGCTGGCCGAGCTCACCGAGCGCGAGCGCGCGGTGATGCAGCAGGTGGTGGAGGGCCAGCCCAACAAGCTGATCGCCGACGCGCTGGACATCTCGGTGCGCACGGTGGAGGTGCACCGCGCGCGCGTGTTCGACAAGATGCAGGTCAAGAGCGCGGTCGAGCTGGCCAAGGTGCTGGCGACGCTGGGCAAGGGCTGA
- a CDS encoding phosphatidylglycerophosphatase A, with protein MNRTRFMLRDPAHWVAYGFGSGLAPKAPGTVGTLWGWVSFLALDPWLGDAGWAMVIVAALIVGQWACTRTARHLGVADPGAIVWDEIVAFWIVLWLVMPAPWWVQLVAFGLFRCFDAAKPGPVAWADQRFKRRVVDGQPEPIGHAQGFGILFDDLVAAGCTLLLLALGLTLGRALWSF; from the coding sequence ATGAACCGCACCCGCTTCATGCTGCGCGACCCGGCGCATTGGGTGGCCTACGGCTTCGGCAGCGGTCTCGCGCCCAAGGCGCCGGGCACGGTGGGCACGCTGTGGGGCTGGGTGAGCTTCCTCGCGCTCGACCCCTGGCTGGGCGATGCGGGCTGGGCCATGGTCATCGTCGCGGCGCTGATCGTCGGCCAATGGGCCTGCACGCGCACCGCGCGCCACCTGGGCGTGGCCGACCCCGGCGCCATCGTGTGGGACGAGATCGTCGCCTTCTGGATCGTGCTGTGGCTGGTGATGCCGGCGCCGTGGTGGGTGCAGCTCGTGGCCTTCGGCCTCTTCCGCTGCTTCGACGCCGCCAAGCCCGGGCCGGTGGCCTGGGCCGACCAGCGCTTCAAGCGCCGCGTGGTGGACGGTCAGCCCGAACCCATCGGCCACGCCCAGGGTTTCGGCATCCTGTTCGACGACCTGGTGGCCGCGGGGTGCACACTGCTGCTGCTGGCCTTGGGCCTCACGCTGGGGAGAGCGCTTTGGAGCTTCTGA
- the thiL gene encoding thiamine-phosphate kinase yields MAGEFELIQRHFTRPVRRALLGVGDDCALLAVAPGQQLAVSADMLVEGRHFLSTVAPERLGHKALAVNLSDLAACGAEPLAFMLALALPRGDDAFAAGLARGLFALAEAHGIELVGGDTTAGPLNLCLTVLGQVPAGQALLRSGARAGDRLWVSGTLGDARLALEVFRGTVALTGEGFETVRRAMELPQPRVALGLALRGVATSAIDLSDGLVGDLGHVLARSGVGAVVDVDALPRSAVLAALPMALQQRCLLAGGDDYELLFSAPAAHDEAVRAAGRQAGVAVTPVGRIDAAQGLRLVDGAGRAVSFTERGFDHFA; encoded by the coding sequence ATGGCCGGCGAGTTCGAGCTCATCCAGCGCCACTTCACCCGCCCGGTGCGCCGCGCCCTGCTGGGCGTGGGCGACGACTGCGCGCTGCTTGCCGTGGCGCCCGGGCAGCAGCTGGCGGTGTCGGCCGACATGCTGGTCGAAGGCCGACATTTCCTCAGCACCGTGGCGCCCGAGCGGCTGGGCCACAAGGCGCTGGCCGTCAACCTGAGCGACCTCGCGGCCTGCGGCGCCGAACCGCTGGCCTTCATGCTGGCGCTGGCGCTGCCGCGCGGCGACGACGCCTTCGCCGCCGGGCTGGCACGCGGCCTGTTTGCGCTGGCCGAGGCCCACGGCATCGAGCTCGTGGGCGGCGACACCACCGCCGGCCCGCTGAACCTGTGCCTCACCGTGCTGGGCCAGGTGCCGGCCGGGCAGGCGCTGCTGCGCAGCGGCGCACGCGCAGGCGACCGGCTCTGGGTGAGCGGCACGCTGGGCGACGCACGGCTGGCGCTGGAGGTCTTCCGCGGCACGGTGGCGCTGACCGGCGAGGGCTTCGAGACGGTGCGCCGCGCGATGGAGCTGCCGCAGCCGCGCGTGGCGCTGGGTCTGGCGCTGCGCGGCGTGGCCACGAGCGCTATCGACCTGTCGGACGGCCTCGTCGGCGACCTCGGCCACGTGCTCGCACGCTCGGGCGTGGGCGCCGTGGTCGACGTCGACGCGCTGCCGCGCAGCGCCGTGCTGGCGGCGTTGCCGATGGCGCTGCAGCAGCGCTGCCTGCTCGCCGGAGGCGACGACTACGAGCTGCTGTTCAGCGCCCCGGCGGCGCACGACGAGGCCGTGCGCGCCGCGGGCCGGCAGGCCGGCGTGGCCGTCACGCCGGTCGGCCGCATCGACGCCGCCCAGGGGCTGCGGCTTGTCGATGGCGCCGGCCGCGCGGTGTCGTTCACCGAACGCGGCTTCGACCACTTTGCGTGA
- a CDS encoding glyoxylate/hydroxypyruvate reductase A — MTAPLRVLLSGRFEAGEREAWAAELARQLPEVQWQDDAEADTAPAGIAAAVVANPAAGRLARLPDLRLIQSLWAGVDKLLADRTLPVDVPVARMVDPAMNAAMAETALWAVLALHRGFFSYQAQQRQGLWQPLPQRRADEVPVLVLGRGQMGGTVAARIAAMGYPVQTWGRGDGALAQRLAGRELVVNLLPLTPDTRGLLDARAFAALPRGAALVNLARGAHVVDAELLAALDSGHLAHAALDVFHTEPLPAAHPFWAHPRVTVLPHAAAATDARSAAAVVAANLRALAAGRPIAHLVDRSRGY; from the coding sequence ATGACCGCGCCCCTGCGTGTGCTGTTGAGCGGCCGCTTCGAGGCCGGCGAGCGCGAGGCCTGGGCCGCTGAACTCGCGCGCCAGCTGCCCGAGGTGCAATGGCAGGATGACGCCGAGGCCGACACCGCGCCAGCCGGCATCGCCGCCGCGGTGGTGGCCAACCCCGCGGCGGGCCGCCTGGCGCGGCTGCCCGACCTGCGCCTGATCCAGAGCCTGTGGGCTGGCGTCGACAAGCTGCTCGCCGACCGCACGCTGCCCGTCGACGTGCCCGTCGCGCGCATGGTCGACCCGGCCATGAACGCCGCGATGGCCGAGACCGCGCTGTGGGCCGTGTTGGCGCTGCACCGCGGCTTCTTCAGCTACCAGGCGCAGCAGCGGCAGGGCCTCTGGCAGCCACTGCCGCAGCGGCGCGCCGACGAGGTGCCGGTGCTGGTGCTGGGCCGCGGCCAGATGGGCGGCACGGTCGCGGCGCGCATCGCCGCGATGGGCTACCCGGTGCAGACCTGGGGCCGCGGCGACGGTGCACTGGCGCAGCGACTGGCCGGCAGGGAGCTGGTCGTCAACCTGCTGCCCCTGACGCCCGACACCCGCGGCCTGCTCGATGCGCGCGCCTTTGCGGCGCTGCCGCGGGGCGCCGCGCTGGTGAACCTGGCACGCGGCGCCCACGTGGTCGATGCCGAGCTGCTGGCCGCGCTCGACAGCGGCCACCTGGCACACGCCGCGCTCGACGTGTTCCACACCGAGCCGCTGCCGGCCGCGCACCCGTTCTGGGCGCACCCGCGCGTGACGGTGCTGCCACACGCCGCCGCCGCCACCGACGCGCGCAGCGCCGCCGCCGTGGTGGCGGCCAACCTTCGCGCGCTGGCTGCCGGCAGGCCCATCGCCCACCTCGTCGACCGCTCGCGCGGTTACTGA
- a CDS encoding DNA polymerase III subunit delta yields the protein MQIRADALDAALARGLKGLYVVHGDEPLLAQEAADTIRGAARAAGYTERQVFTVAGSHFDWSAVVGAAQAMSLFADRQLIEIRIPSGKPGKDGSEALQRYVEHLSDDVLTLVTLPGLDGQGLKSAWFAALDGAGAAIKVEPVPRHALPAWLAQRLARQQQKVVPGDEGQRTLAFFADSVEGNLLAAHQELQKLALLHGPGELRYEQVEAAVLNVARYDVAQLSEAVWGGQVARALRMLDGLRAEGEAAVRVHWLLAEDVRALARVTAALREGRPIGMAIQEARVWGARQRALERVAPLLAEHRVAALLDAAAIVDGICKGLPHAAWPVDGWGALRRWMLSMLEAAAPATAPAAGSKGRRVWLALSA from the coding sequence ATGCAGATCCGCGCCGACGCCCTCGACGCCGCGCTGGCCCGCGGCCTGAAGGGGTTGTACGTGGTGCACGGCGACGAGCCGCTGCTGGCCCAGGAGGCGGCCGACACCATCCGCGGCGCCGCGCGCGCGGCCGGCTACACCGAGCGCCAGGTCTTCACGGTGGCCGGCTCGCACTTCGACTGGAGCGCCGTGGTCGGCGCCGCGCAGGCGATGAGCCTGTTTGCCGACCGCCAGCTGATCGAGATCCGCATCCCCTCGGGCAAGCCGGGCAAGGACGGCTCCGAGGCTTTGCAGCGTTATGTCGAGCACCTGTCGGACGACGTGCTGACCCTGGTGACGCTGCCCGGACTGGACGGCCAGGGCCTGAAGAGTGCGTGGTTCGCCGCGCTCGACGGCGCCGGGGCCGCCATCAAGGTGGAGCCGGTGCCGCGCCACGCGCTGCCGGCCTGGCTGGCCCAGCGCCTGGCGCGCCAGCAGCAGAAGGTCGTGCCCGGCGACGAAGGCCAGCGCACACTGGCCTTTTTTGCCGACAGCGTGGAGGGCAACCTGCTGGCCGCGCACCAGGAGCTGCAGAAGCTGGCGCTGCTGCACGGCCCCGGCGAGCTGCGCTACGAGCAGGTGGAAGCGGCGGTGCTGAACGTGGCGCGTTACGACGTGGCCCAGCTCTCCGAGGCCGTGTGGGGCGGCCAGGTGGCGCGCGCGCTGCGCATGCTCGACGGCCTGCGCGCCGAAGGCGAGGCCGCGGTGCGCGTGCACTGGCTGCTGGCCGAAGACGTGCGTGCGCTGGCGCGGGTGACGGCCGCGCTGCGCGAGGGCCGGCCCATCGGCATGGCCATCCAGGAGGCGCGCGTCTGGGGCGCGCGGCAGCGCGCGCTGGAGCGCGTCGCGCCGCTGTTGGCCGAGCACCGGGTGGCCGCGCTGCTGGACGCCGCGGCCATTGTCGACGGCATCTGCAAGGGTCTGCCACATGCCGCCTGGCCCGTGGATGGCTGGGGCGCGCTGCGGCGCTGGATGCTGTCGATGCTGGAGGCCGCGGCCCCTGCGACCGCGCCGGCCGCCGGCAGCAAGGGCCGCCGCGTGTGGCTGGCGCTCAGCGCCTGA